A genomic region of Rhipicephalus sanguineus isolate Rsan-2018 chromosome 1, BIME_Rsan_1.4, whole genome shotgun sequence contains the following coding sequences:
- the LOC119390176 gene encoding E3 ubiquitin-protein ligase E3D has protein sequence MDCSVEIRPSLGISKVQALVWNFQNGPITGEVDCSSSKLKIVVKENDAVSIQTELTFSDNVVFKANRLSAVQENEVLRDREQFVQPMPCRELTFNILLEKAESKLEHLVASALVAGTQYCFKCGSCFAEILDKDASFRRVLPLPSENWREAAGEWFCHKHESTTGSEIPLVLEPKPDELFTSTTHLTVHNVRVCGGNFERGDGRLRCAQCGVVLGRKATDSSTALFTTRVTVMPVKEEDGNIFRGMDASSILRALIKERLELNTTCRLVVTSGKLVLLLWLMETGLHHFHSKDVQGRQVVVQLRVGSKLLYLKTDYTDAVVATWKQDPLVGEYQLEPEVMEDTVDYLNTHCDTMGATFERFRVIFLPGVVR, from the exons ATGGACTGTTCGGTTGAGATTCGGCCGTCATTAGGCATCAGCAAAGTTCAGGCGCTGGTTTGGAACTTCCAGAATGGCCCCATCACCGGCGAAGTCGATTGTTCATCGTCGAAACTTAAGATCGTCGTGAAGGAAAACGATGCCGTCAGTATTCAGACGGAGCTGACATTTTCCGACAACGTCGTGTTCAAAGCCAACAGGCTTTCGGCTGTTCAGGAGAACGAAGTTCTTAGGGACCGTGAGCAGTTTGTCCAACCTATGCCGTGCCGCGAACTCACGTTCAACATTCTTCTCGAAAAGGCTGAGTCCAAGCTGGAACACCTCGTGGCGTCCGCACTTGTTGCTGGTACCCAGTATTGCTTTAAGTGTGGCAGTTGCTTTGCAGAAATTCTGGATAAAGACGCCAGTTTCCGAAGAGTCCTGCCGCTGCCGTCCGAAAATTGGAGAGAAGCAGCTGGAGAATGGTTTTGCCACAAGCACGAATCTACCACCGGCAGTGAAATTCCCCTTGTTCTCGAACCGAAGCCTGACGAGTTGTTCACGTCAACAACTCATTTGACTGTGCATAACGTGCGAGTTTGTGGAGGAAACTTCGAGCGGGGAGATGGGAGACTGCGTTGTGCTCAGTGCGGCGTTGTTCTTGGGAGAAAGGCGACTGATTCGTCCACAGCGTTGTTCACGACACGCGTTACAGTAATGCCTGTCAAAGAGGAGGATGGTAATATCTTTAGAGGAATGGACGCGTCCAGCATCCTGAGAGCTCTCATCAAGGAGCGTCTGGAGCTAAACACGACGTGCAGACTTGTAGTGACTTCC GGCAAGCTGGTGCTTCTGCTGTGGTTGATGGAAACAGGGCTACACCACTTCCACTCCAAGGACGTACAGGGTAGGCAAGTGGTCGTCCAGTTGCGCGTCGGCAGCAAG CTGCTGTACCTGAAAACAGACTACACGGACGCTGTCGTGGCCACCTGGAAGCAGGATCCCCTCGTCGGCGAGTACCAACTAGAACCGGAAGTGATGGAGGACACCGTCGACTACCTCAACACCCATTGCGACACCATGGGGGCCACCTTCGAGCGCTTCCGTGTTATCTTCCTTCCTGGAGTGGTGCGCTAG